Proteins encoded within one genomic window of Rhizobium favelukesii:
- a CDS encoding outer membrane protein gives MRRTHLLLVALLSTVSFTAAQAADLVAPTEQPINPVVLPSTSGFYIGSTSSVNFLDDTGFDVFGVRVSTDYDAGFYTSLRAGYDFGAAGWVSPRLELELGYGTASVDEHSVAGIGSIASIDSFGDARQFQGYVNGYIDVPLTSAIKPFVGGGVGFMNLELRKQGVAGVATLMDDSDTAFAYHLDAGVGIDIQGLGLFTNTSLFQNTTFEVGYRYTAADDFDFTARDGTSSSTDFTSNSVTLGFRKKF, from the coding sequence ATGCGTCGCACTCATCTTCTACTGGTCGCTCTTCTGTCCACCGTGTCCTTCACCGCGGCGCAGGCCGCCGATCTGGTTGCCCCAACCGAACAGCCGATCAACCCGGTAGTTCTGCCGTCGACGTCGGGGTTTTATATCGGCTCCACGAGCTCGGTGAACTTCCTCGACGACACCGGCTTCGACGTGTTCGGCGTCCGAGTGTCGACCGACTACGATGCTGGTTTCTACACCTCGCTTCGCGCCGGCTATGATTTCGGCGCGGCCGGCTGGGTGTCTCCACGGCTCGAACTCGAACTCGGTTATGGGACCGCGTCGGTCGACGAACATAGCGTTGCAGGTATCGGCAGCATCGCGTCCATCGACTCTTTTGGTGACGCGCGACAATTCCAAGGCTACGTCAACGGCTACATTGATGTCCCGTTGACAAGCGCCATCAAGCCATTTGTCGGCGGCGGCGTCGGCTTCATGAATCTGGAACTCCGCAAGCAGGGTGTCGCGGGTGTAGCCACGTTGATGGACGACAGCGACACGGCATTTGCCTATCATCTCGACGCCGGTGTCGGCATCGACATCCAGGGGCTGGGACTATTCACCAACACGTCACTATTCCAGAACACCACCTTCGAAGTCGGCTATCGCTACACGGCGGCTGACGATTTCGACTTCACTGCTCGCGATGGCACCTCATCAAGCACGGATTTCACCAGTAACTCCGTTACGTTAGGCTTCCGCAAAAAGTTCTGA
- a CDS encoding methyltransferase family protein has translation MDAPSTKKPFSQKRRIGGLWLTATAFFVLVSLSRPLYAGTALHELFENIGVVLVIAGVLGRLWSTLYIGHRKNRHLITTGPYSITRNPLYVSSMLAILGVGLMIGSALITAIFVPIFFLLFAYTARRESEYLSSKFGSAYDDYAARTPFFVPNPLLMKIDAEVTFRTSALYTAFRDALFLVALIPLCELLEYLHNERYLRAVFYIP, from the coding sequence ATGGATGCGCCGAGTACAAAAAAACCATTCTCTCAGAAAAGACGCATCGGCGGGCTTTGGCTCACAGCGACGGCCTTTTTTGTACTCGTATCCCTTTCTCGTCCGCTTTATGCAGGAACAGCGTTGCATGAACTGTTTGAGAACATTGGCGTGGTTCTCGTCATCGCGGGTGTATTGGGCCGCCTGTGGTCAACCCTGTATATCGGCCATCGTAAGAACCGACACCTGATAACCACCGGTCCGTATTCGATAACCAGGAATCCGCTTTACGTGTCGTCAATGCTGGCGATCCTGGGCGTGGGATTGATGATCGGTTCCGCATTGATCACAGCCATTTTTGTGCCAATTTTCTTTTTATTGTTCGCCTACACAGCGCGGCGCGAAAGCGAATATCTGAGCTCAAAATTCGGCTCTGCCTATGATGACTATGCAGCACGAACTCCATTCTTCGTGCCGAATCCGCTATTGATGAAGATCGACGCAGAAGTCACATTCCGCACTTCCGCTTTGTATACCGCGTTCCGTGACGCACTCTTCTTGGTAGCACTGATCCCGCTATGTGAGCTGCTGGAGTACCTGCACAACGAGAGATACCTCCGAGCGGTTTTCTATATTCCGTGA
- a CDS encoding alpha/beta fold hydrolase yields the protein MLIRYDERGTGLSDWVAEDISFTAMIADLESVVDAAGLDRFTLLGVSQSCAVSVAYAVRHPERVSGLILYGGFVKGWRKRSDSHEVATHEAMTALIREGWGQNNPVFRHLFTAMFIPGGDQVQMHWFDELQRISVSPGNAGRLHEAFGEIDVSDVLSQVTVPTLVLHARKDAAVPFQCGREFATGIHGARFVDLDSANHVLLSNEPAFDQFVREVRRFVAETT from the coding sequence ATGCTCATACGCTATGACGAACGTGGCACCGGTCTTTCGGACTGGGTTGCCGAGGATATCTCGTTTACGGCGATGATTGCAGACTTGGAGAGCGTCGTCGATGCGGCGGGACTCGACCGGTTCACACTTCTGGGTGTATCGCAAAGCTGCGCCGTCTCTGTTGCCTATGCCGTCCGACATCCTGAACGGGTCTCAGGGCTTATCCTTTACGGAGGATTTGTAAAAGGCTGGCGGAAGCGAAGCGACAGCCATGAGGTAGCCACCCATGAGGCAATGACCGCACTGATCCGGGAAGGATGGGGCCAGAACAATCCGGTTTTTCGGCATCTGTTCACAGCAATGTTTATTCCAGGGGGCGACCAGGTGCAGATGCATTGGTTTGACGAACTGCAGCGCATTTCGGTGTCGCCTGGCAACGCCGGTCGCCTGCACGAGGCATTCGGGGAAATCGACGTTTCGGACGTCCTGTCGCAGGTGACGGTTCCGACACTGGTCTTGCACGCAAGAAAAGACGCTGCCGTTCCCTTTCAGTGCGGAAGGGAGTTTGCAACCGGCATCCATGGGGCTCGATTTGTCGATCTCGATAGCGCCAACCACGTCCTCCTTAGCAACGAACCCGCCTTTGACCAGTTTGTTCGTGAAGTAAGGCGGTTCGTCGCCGAAACAACGTAG
- a CDS encoding alpha/beta fold hydrolase, which translates to MTMKVHHVTGGGGLRLHVREWGNEDAPSIFFIHGWSQNHLCWKNQYESTLADDFRLVALDLRGHGMSDAPLEAEHYTEPQLWADDIAAVIDQLDLRSPVLVGWSYAGFIICDYLRAYGIAHVAAINFVGGAITLNKAAFGTMIGSGFLDHVIGATSDDLPSNIEAIRNFVRGCTYSQLPSEVFEMAICWNMAVPAKIRAALLAREIDSDEVLTTLAVPVLMTQGQEDTVVLPAMGRRLLALCPGATASWYSATGHAPFLENPIRFNNELYHFARDAHSGVAAPARAYFSRHEK; encoded by the coding sequence ATGACGATGAAGGTTCACCATGTAACCGGCGGTGGAGGATTGCGACTGCACGTTCGCGAGTGGGGAAACGAAGATGCGCCGTCGATCTTCTTCATCCACGGGTGGTCGCAGAACCATCTGTGCTGGAAAAACCAGTATGAAAGCACGCTTGCGGACGACTTTCGCCTCGTAGCTCTGGACCTGCGCGGTCACGGCATGTCGGACGCCCCCCTTGAAGCGGAACATTATACTGAACCGCAGCTTTGGGCAGACGATATCGCCGCTGTCATAGATCAACTTGATCTCAGGAGTCCGGTCCTTGTGGGCTGGTCCTATGCCGGCTTCATCATCTGCGACTATCTCCGCGCCTATGGAATCGCTCATGTTGCGGCCATCAACTTCGTGGGCGGGGCGATCACGCTGAATAAGGCGGCGTTCGGCACCATGATCGGCTCGGGTTTCCTCGATCATGTCATTGGTGCCACGAGCGACGACTTGCCTAGCAACATCGAAGCAATCCGCAATTTCGTGCGCGGGTGCACATATTCGCAACTGCCTTCCGAGGTATTCGAGATGGCAATTTGCTGGAATATGGCCGTGCCAGCGAAGATCCGGGCTGCTCTGCTGGCCCGCGAGATCGATTCCGACGAGGTACTGACCACACTTGCAGTGCCGGTCCTTATGACCCAGGGCCAAGAGGACACTGTAGTCCTGCCGGCGATGGGGCGGCGCCTTTTGGCATTATGTCCTGGCGCCACAGCATCGTGGTATTCCGCGACGGGCCACGCACCTTTTCTGGAAAACCCCATTAGGTTCAACAACGAGCTGTACCATTTTGCACGTGACGCCCATTCCGGTGTGGCCGCACCCGCAAGGGCATATTTCAGTCGACACGAGAAGTAG
- a CDS encoding Crp/Fnr family transcriptional regulator produces MSMMHDGFQNRVLRSLPERELNVLSPNLISWKWSDGDVIFRAGQTTDVVFLPDNGILALFARAGVKSLAVGAVGKEGMLDAAAVVLDTRPRFDVVALTPGSGHQIEMEPFRELAESSQALQKSLLAIAATMQDVIASTAVANGHGSIEQRLARWILMCQDRVGDVFRISHRVLAEALGSRRPGVTVALHALEGDGLIRSRRLEIEVRDRRGLEMAAGAFYDGAEAASAHPRQAGGQVSSHGLS; encoded by the coding sequence ATGTCAATGATGCATGATGGGTTTCAAAACCGTGTCCTGCGCTCTCTTCCGGAACGCGAGTTAAACGTGCTCTCTCCGAACCTGATTTCTTGGAAGTGGAGTGACGGGGACGTCATATTCCGTGCAGGGCAAACAACCGACGTCGTGTTTCTACCGGACAACGGCATTCTCGCTCTTTTTGCTCGCGCGGGCGTCAAGAGCCTCGCGGTCGGCGCCGTCGGCAAGGAGGGCATGCTCGACGCGGCCGCGGTCGTGCTGGACACAAGACCGCGTTTCGACGTCGTCGCACTGACGCCGGGAAGCGGCCACCAGATCGAAATGGAACCGTTCCGGGAGCTTGCCGAGAGCAGCCAGGCTCTTCAGAAGTCCCTGCTTGCAATCGCTGCCACGATGCAGGACGTGATTGCGTCTACTGCAGTCGCCAACGGTCATGGTTCCATCGAGCAGAGACTGGCTCGCTGGATCCTGATGTGCCAAGACCGCGTTGGCGACGTCTTTAGGATTTCCCACCGGGTTCTGGCGGAGGCCTTGGGCAGCCGGCGACCTGGAGTGACCGTGGCGCTTCACGCGCTGGAAGGAGATGGTCTAATCCGGTCCCGTCGGTTGGAGATCGAAGTTCGCGATCGGCGCGGACTCGAGATGGCGGCGGGCGCATTCTACGACGGCGCCGAGGCCGCGAGTGCGCATCCTAGGCAGGCTGGCGGCCAGGTAAGTTCGCACGGCCTATCATAA
- a CDS encoding universal stress protein, with translation MRTAINIAAKHQARLIGVDVSTKEALKGESRDQALAIEDEFKAAVQKAGLGFQYHAARPEAHSAEQLFSHCADLLVTTQPHPDHRHLSNSAIPKEILMTAGVPMLVLPTGWTGEDAIGEQVVIAWNFSRESTRAVHDAMPILRAARKVFLFVFASNYSDKNADVQEIKGHLEQHGVGVALAGWRNTGDNDFTSALFAGLDRENADLIVCGAYGHSPLFEDMFGGATRDLLNNISMPVLMSH, from the coding sequence GTGCGCACCGCCATCAATATCGCCGCCAAGCACCAAGCCAGGCTGATCGGCGTCGACGTCAGCACGAAAGAAGCACTGAAGGGGGAGAGCCGCGATCAGGCGCTCGCGATCGAAGATGAATTCAAGGCCGCGGTTCAGAAGGCTGGCCTTGGCTTCCAATATCACGCGGCACGGCCGGAGGCTCATAGCGCAGAGCAGCTTTTTTCCCATTGCGCGGACCTTCTGGTAACGACACAGCCGCATCCGGACCACCGCCATCTGTCCAATTCAGCAATCCCCAAAGAAATTTTGATGACAGCCGGGGTTCCCATGTTGGTCCTTCCAACGGGCTGGACAGGAGAAGACGCCATCGGCGAGCAGGTGGTCATCGCCTGGAATTTCAGCCGCGAGTCAACCAGGGCCGTTCACGACGCAATGCCGATTCTCAGGGCCGCGCGCAAAGTCTTTCTGTTCGTGTTTGCGAGCAACTACAGCGACAAAAATGCTGACGTCCAGGAGATAAAGGGTCATCTCGAACAGCATGGAGTTGGGGTAGCCCTGGCAGGATGGCGGAACACGGGGGACAACGATTTCACCAGCGCGTTATTTGCCGGCCTCGACCGTGAGAACGCAGATCTTATCGTCTGCGGCGCCTATGGCCACTCGCCGCTTTTCGAAGATATGTTCGGCGGTGCGACGCGTGATCTGCTGAATAACATTTCAATGCCGGTCCTGATGTCGCACTAA
- a CDS encoding MFS transporter codes for MAKPTLALSDSPAFRFVLIMGAVNLFSDTTYEGGASINGTFMGTVGASAAIISIVAGVGEFLGYSLRSVAGYVADKTGRYWLVTFIGYAINLLAVPAMALAGNWQSAAALVIAERVGRATRKPTVEATLSYTTAKHGKGWVYGVNTALDEIGATIGPLSIALVLFLKGNYQTAYALLAISAVMALAALTVARVSFPLPSRLEEGQTAPTTGFTSSYCSTCLPVPSSPPA; via the coding sequence ATGGCCAAACCAACCCTCGCTCTCTCCGACTCCCCCGCATTCAGGTTCGTGCTGATCATGGGCGCCGTCAATCTTTTCAGCGACACGACCTACGAGGGTGGGGCAAGCATCAACGGTACGTTCATGGGCACAGTCGGTGCCAGCGCCGCCATCATCAGCATCGTCGCGGGCGTGGGGGAGTTCCTCGGTTACAGCCTGCGGTCCGTCGCGGGCTATGTTGCGGACAAGACCGGCAGGTATTGGCTTGTCACCTTCATCGGCTACGCCATCAACCTGCTCGCCGTCCCGGCAATGGCGCTGGCGGGAAACTGGCAGAGTGCGGCTGCACTTGTCATTGCTGAGCGCGTCGGACGGGCGACGCGAAAGCCGACAGTCGAAGCAACGCTTTCCTACACGACAGCCAAGCATGGCAAAGGATGGGTATACGGAGTGAACACGGCGCTCGATGAAATCGGCGCCACCATCGGCCCCCTCTCCATTGCGCTCGTGCTTTTCCTGAAGGGGAACTACCAGACCGCATATGCGCTGCTGGCAATTTCTGCTGTGATGGCGCTTGCCGCTCTGACCGTTGCGCGGGTGAGTTTCCCACTCCCGTCCCGTCTCGAGGAAGGCCAAACGGCGCCGACGACGGGGTTCACGTCGTCCTACTGCTCTACATGCTTGCCGGTTCCTTCTTCGCCGCCGGCTTGA
- a CDS encoding DUF2147 domain-containing protein has protein sequence MTIRSVFATVFISIASAASGADTVVGTWKTENGETSAIHHCGPNYCIVAKSGRYAGQQIGFFSGTGDTYTGRLTDPRTKTIYSGRLVLSGNSLKLRGCATRVLCKTQTWIRLN, from the coding sequence ATGACGATCAGGTCTGTTTTTGCAACAGTCTTCATATCAATAGCCAGCGCCGCAAGTGGTGCCGATACAGTGGTGGGAACCTGGAAAACGGAAAACGGCGAGACGTCGGCGATTCACCATTGCGGACCGAATTATTGCATCGTGGCGAAGAGCGGGCGATATGCGGGACAGCAGATCGGTTTTTTCTCAGGTACGGGCGATACATATACCGGCCGGCTCACAGATCCGAGGACAAAGACAATCTATAGCGGCAGGCTCGTCTTGTCGGGAAATAGCCTCAAACTTCGGGGCTGCGCAACGAGAGTATTGTGCAAGACACAGACTTGGATCCGCCTGAACTGA
- a CDS encoding DNA topoisomerase IB — translation MNQVLDKHLIDAAGEEVKLCTGLVYMPSLERGITRKQGKRGFLYYMPDGRRITDKNEVARLNALAIPPAYRDVVISTNPLSHLQAVGIDARDRKQYRYHTDWHAERGRAKFECLADFGSRLPDIRERVDIDLRARGLTMDKALATIVWMLDNLYIRIGNANYADTNGSYGLTTLRNRHVKIDGPSVRFRFRGKSGKEWNLVHSDRRIANVVRKLQELPGQKLFKYICDDGGCRQISSQDVNAYIRDVAGDDFSSCQFRTWGATCMAASALALLDVATSERAIARQLNEVIDTVAAKLVNTRSVCRTSYIHPAVFDDYRAGRLGDILKMRKTTSERLLRWMDDEEIRTLRWLKSRPVGGA, via the coding sequence ATGAACCAGGTCCTCGACAAACACCTCATCGACGCAGCGGGAGAGGAAGTGAAACTCTGCACCGGCTTGGTGTACATGCCGTCGCTGGAGCGCGGCATCACCCGCAAGCAAGGCAAGCGGGGCTTCCTCTACTACATGCCGGATGGACGTCGGATCACCGACAAGAACGAAGTCGCACGCCTAAACGCGCTTGCAATCCCGCCAGCCTATCGCGACGTGGTTATCTCTACCAATCCTCTGTCGCATCTGCAGGCGGTGGGTATCGATGCGCGTGATCGCAAACAATACCGCTATCATACCGACTGGCATGCCGAACGCGGACGCGCCAAGTTTGAGTGTCTCGCCGACTTCGGCTCGCGGCTACCCGATATTCGCGAGCGCGTCGATATCGATCTGCGAGCGCGGGGGCTGACAATGGACAAAGCGCTGGCCACCATCGTTTGGATGCTAGACAACTTGTACATCCGCATCGGCAACGCCAACTATGCGGATACCAACGGTTCCTACGGCCTGACGACGCTCCGCAATCGCCACGTCAAGATCGACGGCCCCAGCGTAAGGTTTCGGTTCAGGGGCAAATCCGGAAAAGAGTGGAATCTCGTGCATTCCGACCGTCGTATCGCCAACGTCGTGCGTAAGCTTCAGGAACTGCCAGGCCAGAAGCTCTTCAAATATATTTGCGACGACGGCGGTTGTCGGCAGATTTCCTCACAAGACGTGAACGCCTACATTCGCGACGTTGCAGGTGACGATTTCAGCTCATGCCAATTTCGGACATGGGGTGCCACCTGTATGGCAGCATCGGCGCTCGCTCTGCTCGACGTTGCAACGTCAGAACGTGCCATCGCGCGCCAGCTCAACGAAGTGATCGATACTGTCGCGGCCAAGCTTGTTAACACGAGATCCGTCTGCAGAACATCCTACATTCATCCGGCGGTTTTCGATGACTATCGGGCCGGTCGTCTCGGCGATATTCTCAAAATGAGGAAAACCACGAGCGAGCGTCTGTTGCGCTGGATGGACGACGAGGAGATCAGGACATTGCGCTGGCTCAAATCCCGTCCTGTCGGGGGCGCCTGA
- a CDS encoding cysteine hydrolase family protein has translation MRVGNWIHLCVDMQRMFAENTPWHVPWMAEVSPQIIELSSRFPERTIFTRFIPPASADAMPGMWKTYYEKWKVMTSEYLPPELVDIVPSLRKLVPPARVFDKRTYSPWIDGRLKAALSGDNVGSVVISGGETDVCVLAAALGAVDFGYRVILLKDAVCSSADQTHDASLELLGDRFSVQVQIMETEKWLSEAGQSEYRSRRR, from the coding sequence ATGCGCGTGGGAAATTGGATCCACCTCTGCGTCGACATGCAGCGGATGTTCGCGGAGAACACCCCGTGGCATGTACCTTGGATGGCAGAAGTGTCACCTCAGATCATCGAGCTGTCATCTCGCTTTCCCGAACGGACGATCTTTACGAGGTTCATCCCGCCTGCGTCGGCAGATGCGATGCCGGGGATGTGGAAGACCTATTACGAGAAATGGAAGGTAATGACGAGCGAATATCTGCCCCCGGAACTCGTAGATATCGTGCCTTCTTTGCGAAAGCTGGTTCCACCCGCCCGTGTCTTCGACAAGCGCACGTATTCACCATGGATCGACGGGCGCCTTAAGGCGGCGCTTTCGGGCGACAACGTCGGATCTGTTGTCATCTCCGGAGGAGAGACCGATGTTTGCGTTCTCGCCGCCGCGCTCGGAGCCGTCGATTTCGGCTATCGTGTCATCCTGCTGAAAGATGCCGTCTGCAGCAGTGCCGACCAGACGCATGACGCCTCCTTGGAACTGCTCGGAGATCGCTTTTCGGTGCAGGTCCAGATCATGGAAACGGAGAAGTGGCTGAGC